A segment of the Trifolium pratense cultivar HEN17-A07 linkage group LG7, ARS_RC_1.1, whole genome shotgun sequence genome:
GGATTAagagatttgaaaaattgaatcaaattttctctttcttcaacTTCAACTCTTCTTAATGCTCCAACACAATTCAAAGCTATTGCTTCATCTTCTTGAACTCCTAATCTTTCTTTTGTTAACTCCCTTAAATGTTTCAAACCACTAATAACATTTAATTCAAAAGGTACTCCCATTAACCTAGCAAATTTCTCCATTCTTTGACCAACTTCTTTCATGACAATAACACTAGAAATATTATTTGTGACAACAATTGTGAGTTTAAGGTGAGGTGTTTCATCATTTCTTGTAGCTAAAGCTTCTAGAAGAGTAGGCCATTGAGTACAAAGTGTGTTACTAATATCAATTATGTGAAGTTTTTTCTCTCCTTCTAAAGCTTCTAAAATAGCACCATTTGATGCTACATGTCCAAAAGTTGTCCAAGGACTTACCTCTTGAAACTTGAGTattaattttcttgatgaaTCAAAGGAATGGTTTTTGTGAGCAATTGATGAAAGAGTTTTGTAACACTTTTGACCAGATTGTGTTGCCTTAGAAAAAAGAGCTTGTAGAAAATATGAAGCTAGTTTTTGATCAATATCTCCATAAGGTGAAGATAACTCATTTAACATCCaaagaagatgatgaatttTGGATGAATCTCTATTAGATATTGCTATTGCACACTCTTTGAGAAGTTTAGAAGACCATTTACCATCTTGATCATGATGACATGTCTCACTTGAATCTGAAGATGTTTGATGATTATTGCTTGATGATGTATGCATCATGTCTATTGTTGAAGCTTCttgaacaataaaattattgttttgatgGTTCAACTTCTTCatgtgtgtttttttctttgaagTATTGTATGGACTTATCTCCATGTTTTGATTCTCTTTATGATACATAATATGGAGGGTTATGGAGAATTAATATGGAACACATATGTGTTGTGAAGGAAGAAATTTTAATCTCTTTTGTGCTTAAAAGCCATggtctttaattttattttttttggaaattatATACAAGGTCATTTTCAAAACTTGTCATGtggataatattttaataattgatTGTGTATTATTGTATATTAATATAGTATTATTAGATTAGTATGTTGACGtacataaatttaattaatgtggttattttttatttttattttttaaaaattgaattttattagGGTCCgcttgaattagcttatttttaaatttatgaaaaatagcttatgtaaataaataagcttttatgttaattaataaGTTCTCGCtagtaaaaattgtatcttcataagctattatttcataaaataccttaacaaatttataaataatacataaaaacttatttattttgtataaattgttttgcataagctaaaaaataaatcaaacgcTTATTTTAACCTTTGCAACTTCTCTTACCGCATGATCAAGTCAAAGGTAAAAGAGAAGATTCACATTTTTGCCTCCGCTAACTATGTATAGATTGTGATATATATGATTGCacatttttgtaaaacttattattattagtatagtTAGTAAagtcaattttaaattaattaacaatacCAGCACAATAAACAAGTAAGTCCCTATGGAGGCGAAAGGAACCCACCAATTCCTTGTCATAGTAGTGTTTTGTTTAATCAAACAAGTCCCATAGGAaagaatataacataaattctCACAAATAAAATATGTGGGTGAGGAATCCTCCGTCACTGGATGGCAAACAGATCATTCtaagagaaaaataacaaacaaaatatttctTTAAGGAATGCAAACAAAGAGATATAGATAAATTCTATAGCTACATAATATTGTAACCAGATTTGATGTTGTCGGATTATTAATACCTTGTTGacatgcttattgctaattaatttaacctttttttttattaaccctaGTCAAGAATTGTTTTTCATCAgaaatcaaatttgaatttttttaaacgaTTCGTTTTAAGGATAACTCAATAACCATTTGAGTCCAATAACGATTCGTTTTAACGATTCCTAACCTTTTTAATCACTAGCTAGCTAAATGTTTGACTcttgtatatgaaaaaaaattgaataagaaGGAAGAATCTGAATTGGAGTTGCCTGTTGTAACTGCTTTACGAAGTTTCATGTAGTAGGCGATCTTGGCTTTTAGAaaagtgatatatatataaCGGCTCTGATTTATATAGTACAATTTGATCAATTTCATACAGTTTCAATCTCAACcttgcgtaaaaaaaatttgaatcgCAACCCTTCTTTTTTGATCGATTGATCGGCATCGGTTGTTGCGTTAACACAGTAACTGTGTGCAAAATATTTCCCAAGAACCTCTCGTATTTAATAAATTTGTcgatgaagattttttttatttgataaattaatCGTTGTTACATCtgtatgattatttttatttttttttgcttacatTAGATAAATGACTATGATTATTTGACATCTATAATATGGAAGTACAAAAATAGACATGTTAGTTGCTTgtttactaattaattattatgatgatgatgctaTAAGATTATAATGACAGAGATGATATATGCCTGACGATGACTTCCCTCCAGCTTTTGGATTGGCATCTTGAGGGTATATGTCACCACTCACCACCTTGTAAATTTCAGAAGatgtctaaaaaaaatattgattgcaATTGCATGCATCCAAAATTAGTCTAGAAAATGCTTTTCAATTCAGTTATGATGCCATCCTTTTGATCCCATTAATTTTGATGACCTAAAACATCAAATAAGTTAGCACTGCCTAATCTACACAATATGTAATAAgagattttcaaaatatatgttCAATAGTAAATAGCAATTCCTCTTTCAACCCCTTGAAGTTCAACCCTCTAATTTGTTCGAATTTTAAATTATGGACAtgtaaaaaacttttatttttcatgttcGAATATTAAAATACGAATAAATTAAagagttttgaaaaatgcggggATGAGAAGAGAAAACACTATATTAAATTATTGGCCCAAACTCAAACCCGTATGCCACTTATACGTAGGGTTGAAGTTCATCCGCTTCACATTTGTTGTGTTCAACCCTCTTATATAGGGATTATTCTAATCGGTGTAGTAATCCATTAGTCTGTTTGTAATGTAGTTAAGggttatttattttgaattgtaagagattgagtaccccttatactccttataattcatacttttgtttataaaaaaaaaccctcTTATATAGAGTACCTGTATTTATGTTagaacttttcaattttttatttgttaattatgtatatatcattatttaaatattgttttttttaactcGTTTTTAGTTGTGCTTGATACGGTTTCGAATAGTAATCTACAAATatgtttcacttttttttttcatgtatatTTAAGTAGACACATAACATAACTAACTAACTTCTCCAATCATAAAAAAGAACTCAAATTAATGTTGGAGGCATTCATCCATATTTAAATGAATATGAGTTTAACAATGTAATAGCTCAAAATTTTATAGTATCAAATGTAACAATTATTCCCAGCTAATGATTAGACAAGAAGACAAGATGGGTAAAGCTCATGTTACCAACACACTATCTAATCATTGGAGAAGTGTCTATGCACAGTTtcatcatttttcttaattattttactttgttAGAAAAAAGGTTTATGGGCGATCCTATTGATGGTTGTCCATGATTGTTTTTGCAACTTTCTTTGTCCACATGTGTCGATCATTCATTCAATTCTATAAGATATAAAGTTATGTCCGGAAATGTCCCGTTAATACAATTCAGTTGATAGTTGCAGAGATACTAATATGTAGCTACGGATTTTGAATATAAGATTTTATATTTCTCCATATTTAAAATGTTTGAATCTAACTATTAGattattgaagaaaaaatattgtgCCATGAAATATTTAAAAGGATTATGTCCTTTTTTTATACGATTTTCCCACAAATTTTCATGATAgtatacacttttttttttgttacaagagagAAAATGATAACATACACGTAGTGTTGATAATAGAACTCCGTCACTAACTTTCATGATAAAATTCCGTCactattaacaaaaataaattttggagAATCAATTTTAGACAACTTTCGCAACAATTTTTTAAGTGGTTAATGGATTTCAAATAGATGTTTAATTGATAAATCAGAAGTTGTCAAATTGTAATTGTTATAACCTTAAtgcaaacaaaataattagcTGATTCAAGGAGGGTCACGTAATGTTTTTCTCACACAACAATACAATAAAGAAAATCAGTTAATCTTGGTATTCAGCAATTACTAATTATCAATAATCATTGTTacatgaattttcttttttaacattttaagtATACAAGTGAGAAAAACGTGTAACTAATAACATGAACACAATTTAGTGGGAGATTCTGATTTCATTATCTCTGGTAAAGATATCTTGTCTAGCTTTTTAAAAGTTTCTAACCAATTGTGGAACTAGATATAGTACATATCAGCTACTACCAATTGAGCATAACAAACTGTAGATCCATTGAAATTTGGCCACATAATAAAGGGATTATGTAGTCTTATCAAAATCTGCAAGCTTCAGATGCATGCAATAATTACATAtgtgaatgaaaatgaaaattaataagaGCAACTTGACTTTGTTACAAAGATGGTTGAAAGATGCTGACATTACATTCCTCCACTAACTTCCCTCAAAGATTTTTTATACATCCCTCAATTTTCAATGGATGCTTATTTCCTATATGATTACCTATACATCCAAGATACTAGTATAATTCTAACTGAAATTGAAATTACACACCATAAGGCAGTACTGAGGCAGATAGTTTATTGACTAAATTACATTTTTAGCCCCTTAACTTTTataaacttgcgattttggtcccctgACCAAGTCAACACACACGTGATAAGTAAGTCACATGCCACATCAGCGTTTCTTGCCACGTAGACGATGACTCACATGTTACATCAGCATACGTGGCAAGCCATGCTAACGTGGCCTGAGTCATTGTCCACATGGCAAGACACGTCGACATGGCATGTGCTTTGACTTGGTCAAATTCAGTGGGGGGCcatccttttgcaaaagggttaaagttagggggttaaaatcataAGTTTGTGAACGTTAGAGGAGCAAAAGTGGTATTTTGAAAGTTAAGGggtcaaaatcgcaagtttgtaaaagttagggtgtcaaaagtacaatttagccaaaaaaaaattgtatgaaacTTCACAATATGGTGTGTAATATAATGTACTGACAATTGATATttgtctctataaaaaaaacaagaaaactatacaaaatttaaaacagGAGACATGGACTTTGATTCCTTtgattaagatgtttgttatggTTGGTGGTTGAAACAGTTTAACCAAATTTCACAAAATCTACTTGTTATTCACGAAAACATAGGTACATATAAATGCATGCAAACAAAGAAAGACAGTCATACAACTTGGTTGGTCGTTACCTCCCAATTAGTGCTACAGCAACCGTTAAAATCAATGCAGGTATCACAGGAAACTGTTAAAAGCCTTTCTTGTATAAACTGTAATGGTGATAGATTTAGAACAACAATAACATACCAATAATATGGCAATGTAAAGGACCCAATAAGTATAAGATCAAGACATGTAGTCCCTATAATCATCTACTGCTACTATATGTAAACAAAAGTATGTATAAAACATATCATTTATGAGGGTATGAGAGTTGGTTGTTAGCTAAATAACAATTGCCGAGAAAAGTAGCGGCAAAAAAACAAATACTGCACATAATAGCAATTCATCAAAAGCTAAAAGGAAAATGGCATTCTATTACATAGGTGTAGCTGGCTGCTATGGTCTGGCTAGCAGAACTAATGCTTCCATCCCTTTGAGTGACCATCTTGCATGTATGGCTCTAAAAATCCAATAAACTGAAAAACAAATACATCAAAAAGAAGTAGGTTGATATTTTATGTTTAATATACAAGTACTATAACTATCTACCAAGtttaaagaatatatatatgaataatgcaAGTTGAAAATATATAACTTTTCTCCAGGTTAACTTAACACCTTGATTCCCagacattatatatatatagtatgaaTGCATGTTGACTCAAATGAAAATCCAATACTACATTCAATACTAAAATTTCCACATACCTTGCTTCCATCTTCTGTCCAACGTGCACCATATCCATCAGCAACCCTTATTTCAAAGACATTTCCATGTGGCGGGACTATGTGTATATTCATCCAACAACAATGTTCTATTAAGTTGTTAATAACATCCATTGCAAGCTTATTTTTATTAGAATCTGGAAAGAACGTAAAAAAGACAGGATAAGTAAAAACAATGTGAACTACTTCTTAAAGTAAGACACTGTCAGTGACACACTGCTAGTGTATAACGAGTGTGATAGCGCCAGAAGAGAAGCTATCAGCAACTCTCACACCTGAATGAGCTGATCGGGTAAGCACGGAGAAAGTTTAAGCAAACATATTGAATCCAAACCAGAAACATCTTCGACAAACTGAGTGTTTGAGTAAACAACCTAATTAACTAAGTGCTTATTCataagaactttttttttttttgacatgaaGAAAATCCTAGATATCAAAGGTAGAATTGAAAAGCAATTACCAAAGATATATCTAAAAGTTTCTCTTTCAAAAAAGGATTCTTACCATTCCCAACCAGAGAACCCCAATAACCACTGCTACTCCTACAGGCATGCTTGGCCAATGCCCGAGCTCCATCAGTCAAGGCATTTTCCTGAATATTTAGATCATAAAGTGTTCATTTATGATTTGTATTTAAGTATCGATAAATTTCTTAGAAACTTAATTTAATGTGGAATGATACtagttcctaaggttcttaaaaaatataacagaaataaatccaaaaaaaaacaaaaaacctagAGGTGGTAATAGTGACTAACACTCTgcaaaattaaccccaaaaactcgcaataaattcattttcttacGTTGGGATTGCATGGTAAATTAAATGATGCTAACAGAATTGATCTTGGTGGCGGAAGTGCATTAGGAACTGTGCCAATGGTATGCATTAGACCGAGAAGACCTTGAATGCCCTCATAGCTTAATCCCTAGATAAAAGCAAGACATCAGAATGATCAAGAACTATTTTAACTCTACAGTGAAATTCTGTATGAGAATACTCGAGCATTAGTCCACACGCAGTCAAATGAAACAAGACATGTAAGTGGATAAGCATTACTAGCTATAACTGGTTGTTTCTATTCTGCATTAGCAAAACataaatgtaaaattattaaGCTAACCATTGCCTTTTCTGCAAAAACAATTAGTAAATCAAAGACAAAATCACACTTTAAGTTGGTTTGTAGAAATTTTGATCGGAGACTTTAAGTTGGTTTGTAGAAATTTTCTAAAGCTAACTAGTCAATTATTATGGTTTCATAGAAAAGTGAACCCACAGAAAATAAGCTAGCCAAAGAAGTGTATGGTTGAACCGGGAGTTTTGATACAGTAATTGCAAGAACGCCATTTGTCTGTTCCTTCTCTTCTGTGTAAAATCTCCGATAGATCTTTACACCTATAATGCTCCACAAGTGTTACTACGGAAACATCGTGTAAAATCTAGAATTAACAAATACAATGCAGTACCTTCTTCAACACTTTCAACTCCTGGAAGAACTTCTCCAAGGTTTTCTGTCTCCAACATGTTAAAAAATGAAGGATACCGCCTTACTCCCTATATAATCGATGAAGTAAGAGACAGAACAAAGCCATTACAGACAGTAAAACCAATTCTTAATGAAACAAAGCATCACCTGAACTTCAAACACCACAGACTTATTTAAGAGAATCAGATTTCCTAATTCAATCCTagaaaccaaattaaaaaaagaaaatcaaaacaggAAAATGAACGAGAGAAGTAAAATGACAAACATATAGCTCATAATAAACCAATAGTCAACGAGATAATAAAATCCAATGAAGTTGATATATAGCTGGTAACATGGCTCAGGAGACTATGACATAATATCGTGCAGtacatattttgataaaattcaaaacataaatatatCACATGATTTGGCTTCCTAGATGGGGAAATGTGGCCTAATGGAGAATCAAAACTCTaacatcatcaaaatcaagtctAAAAGACTTGAGAACATGCCATGTAGCTACAAGCCCATTGAAATTTTGTTCTTGACATTAAAGGTTTCAAACTTTTAATAAGTCAGTTAGTTGGTTCTAAGTATGCTTTTAATTGATTATTTCGGaatgttaattttatatttcttttacaGGAAGAGGACTCAGAATTGATTCATAAACACACACAAGACTGAATTTGGCGGTCTACTACTAACTCCACGTGAATGGAAAAAAATAACGCTAACATCATAAGACAGTATAATAACATTGAAACCTGTTGTATTTGTCACTGGCACACCTCCCCTCAATTGTTTTCAGGCCATCTGCAGGCAATAACATCATAAGACATAGTAGAATTAAATTCTAGTTAGAAGGACAATGTCAAACCAACAGACGTTATTATCGATTCTTACTACTAGCATtcagttattttttttactgtctCTTTTAGGGACAGTATATAACTATTCAAATTCAACCTAGCAACACCGGTTATGCAaactatgtaatttttttagctGTGATTACATCAAACTTGATCATCATATTCGAATGGACAATGAAGTGATGAATAGAATATACCTTTTAGCTGTGTAAAAAAAGGTTCTTGGACATGGAGTTCAAAGGAAACACTCTTCAAAATCTgttgaaacaacaaaaaaacaaaacatcacaCATCACATTGAAACCAAACCAGCCTAATCATAGATACATAAGAGCAAACAAATGAAACAACAGTTCACATAACAGTAACACTATATATACATTAACTATTTCAGACCCTTtttccaaaatcaatttttgccATTCATTATGTTTCTTCTGCATGGTagaattttcaaattcattgtTCATCATCTCAAAATTGCAGCTTTTACTACAAAATACTTGAGAATCAATACACTTCAACAGAGCTGAAGCAAGACGCTTGTATAAAGGATATGGTGGCACACCTTCCAAAGAATctgcaaataaaaataaaaattattgtactACTGCCATAAGAATTTGAGGAAATTGAGTTAATTGAAGATaccaaaataagaaaaagaatcATTTTCTTGTTGTTTGAGGAGAGTAGAGCAAAATTGGGTTTGGAGATTGAGAAGATTAGAGTGATAATTGAGAGTGAAGTTGAGAAGCTCTTCCAAACAATCACTGAGCTTCACCACCGGAGAAGAATCATCAccatttttcttttccatttccaCTCAACTCAATTGCTGCAAAtcacaaaattttcattttttcatttttttttataatttttatctaaataagtttttttattttataaattaaataaatctagtcaaatttcaattttttcaattgaAATTTGTTTGCTTAATGGAGAATTAGATGATTTTGATGGTGAGATCTGAAACGATTACAGTGGTAATAGACTTCAGGTACAGTGTTTTACGGATGAGAAAATACTTGCAAGTCACATTAACACTTCATGTGATCAaggaaaagaaattaaaaaattattgaattgtGGACCTTGACACCATAGTTTGCTTTTATATTGGGGGAAGcggttataagttataactgtATGTGTCAACACTGGTTAAATAGGCGATGATGGTCGTTGAGATGAATCTAACGGTCTCGTGAACATGTATGGGAGCGTATTCGCTGCGGGAAGTATACGGTAGTTATCATCGTATCAATTATCATTAgtttgtactccctccgtcccaaaatgagtgagtcattttgactatatacactattcacatatcttactttgaccctatttttatactaataaataaaaacaaatattagcatataagatgttgttagattcatctcgatgagtattttcaaaatatcatattttcataatttttattattatacaattaaaaatattaatcgtcaaagttatatATTAGCATGCATGACGCAGTCAACTGGCTTACTCGTTCTGGGATGGAGTGAGTATGAGAAATTCCCGTGAAGGAGTGCATTTAACCTGAATCTTAACCACGAGTGTATTAATTCTTGGCCTAGTCTAAAACAAACTTCTTTATGAGTATGAAATAACTTCGactaattacaaataatttctcataaaaatccttttaaaatatataaagtaatttttttaacaacgTAAACAGGCAATAATATTTGTGAATGGATTTTGGTAAAACCCAAAAGACAACCAAATAGATAATTAAGTTGGTTATACCAAGTCCATCAAATTaactatcattttttatttaggaGTTATCTATGAGTTCAAATGTCATGTTTAAAACTTTGGTAGAAATTTGCATGGACGAAACTTTTGGATTTGGTTGAAAGATTTATTCATGGAGAATGTGTTTTCTAATGCAGATTCTAAGATTCTGGTGGATAGATTTAAGAAAACTACTTTAAGATTTTGCCAAATTTAGTGCTATTATTCGCGACTGGCGTTTATTTGGTCGTTCTTTTTTCAACTCTCATGTAGAGTTTGCTAGGTGGTGATTAAGTTAGTATAGATTGAGCGCATGTTTTAACAAAGGCGGTATAATATACAACACTAGTcattctcaaaaaaaattatgctatTCCAAAATGTATTAATAGTTGATTATTACTAAAATAAAGTAGACtttcttaaaaaagaaaaaaaattacatgtttTGGAAAATTATGTAATATGTTTAGGTATGACTGTATACAACCATCACAGttaagttctgattgttaaggCTCTTTTGTGAATTTACCTAGTAGTGAACACTGAACAATAGTGAAATATGATCATGGTTTTAATAATACAGTATATGa
Coding sequences within it:
- the LOC123894082 gene encoding protein SHORT-ROOT-like; this encodes MYHKENQNMEISPYNTSKKKTHMKKLNHQNNNFIVQEASTIDMMHTSSSNNHQTSSDSSETCHHDQDGKWSSKLLKECAIAISNRDSSKIHHLLWMLNELSSPYGDIDQKLASYFLQALFSKATQSGQKCYKTLSSIAHKNHSFDSSRKLILKFQEVSPWTTFGHVASNGAILEALEGEKKLHIIDISNTLCTQWPTLLEALATRNDETPHLKLTIVVTNNISSVIVMKEVGQRMEKFARLMGVPFELNVISGLKHLRELTKERLGVQEDEAIALNCVGALRRVEVEERENLIQFFKSLNPRVVTFVEEEGDFISNDFVKCFEECLKFYTIYFEMLEESFAPTSNEKLMLERECSRSIVRVLACDHEFDDNDDDEDGGDDCEKREKGTQWFERLKNEFSPSGFSDDVVDDVKALLKRYQSGWSLIVPQGDDNQKGIYLKWKEEVVVWASTWKP
- the LOC123894083 gene encoding uncharacterized protein LOC123894083, producing the protein MEKKNGDDSSPVVKLSDCLEELLNFTLNYHSNLLNLQTQFCSTLLKQQENDSFSYFDSLEGVPPYPLYKRLASALLKCIDSQVFCSKSCNFEMMNNEFENSTMQKKHNEWQKLILEKGSEIVNILKSVSFELHVQEPFFTQLKDGLKTIEGRCASDKYNRIELGNLILLNKSVVFEVQGVRRYPSFFNMLETENLGEVLPGVESVEEGVKIYRRFYTEEKEQTNGVLAITVSKLPVQPYTSLASLFSGLSYEGIQGLLGLMHTIGTVPNALPPPRSILLASFNLPCNPNENALTDGARALAKHACRSSSGYWGSLVGNDSNKNKLAMDVINNLIEHCCWMNIHIVPPHGNVFEIRVADGYGARWTEDGSKFIGFLEPYMQDGHSKGWKH